In Cydia fagiglandana chromosome 16, ilCydFagi1.1, whole genome shotgun sequence, the following are encoded in one genomic region:
- the LOC134672037 gene encoding protein artichoke-like has protein sequence MDNTAKAILILTLLVATGPPVNSDCNIHEIGNDAPCGGRLVCTRDLSDAVSLIVQMPCLYLYNDYSEEHILHQNFSVSVEAVDFDYTTNDSSVINELKDHINAISITNGRIKKFPETVLNLRQATIVDLSSNNIDSLNLAAFARPSMINVLNVSYNNIERLDAQIGWPSYWQLPVTTIDFSHNNIQGVLQNDIAPYVTLRHLNLSYNYIESFNQDTFSNLTGLLTLDISNNKIFKLDSSLAGLVSLQELYLDHNDLTHLNKDNFHSLFALKYLNISSNSLKSIDSSSFNSLSSLTQLDLSNNNIEAILKSTFQNNSLLYSLDVSFNKISNIESGAFAGAHITDLKLHNNTLAGYLDTDAFNGLYFEKLDLSDADIGELGPDLFGPHPSFRSLNFSKNFISKISKTTFRNLDYLEELDLSFNKLRSIDFDTTGLKNLSHFYINNNAIKQIRRDSFQPLTSLQVIDLSNNAIENIQTLSFTNSKILLKLNLKNNPITDIPQRTLNGLSSCYDLDLSGSKIKTLQNDSFYGMRSLNKLNLSHSDIQLLDFNVFNGTGAIEFLDLSFNRIESFSINSTNVKLQRIQLTSNVITSINKMSFQKQRSVTSIDISYNKISYIQPGSFIDCEFLFSLNLNNNYLSFLQFGVFEGMESVSRINLSNNRFHRFDGKLFYGLSNLQVVYLDNNFIDKINLTEFTLSRSTITTLSIGGNPLICDMLVKFIHEGLSLRAESPNFDTENVNGITCKSETEINNNTQDNDNKMLLSGNNNLEKLVNVTNKYLAANFGTLLCAMLAVLCFFVYFKFRNKLTRSRVVSSSREVLSNAMELESNQD, from the exons ATGG ATAACACAGCCAAAGCGATCTTAATACTGACGCTCCTGGTCGCTACAGGCCCACCAGTGAACAGCGACTGCAACATCCATGAGATCGGCAACGACGCTCCCTGCGGCGGCCGCCTCGTCTGCACCCGCGACCTCAGTGATGCCGTCAGCCTCATAGTCCAAATGCCCTGCTTGTACTTATACAACGATTACTCAGAAGAACATATATTACATCAGAACTTCAGTGTCTCTGTAGAGGCAGTAGATTTCGACTACACCACCAATGACTCTTCAGTTATAAACGAGCTAAAGGAccatattaacgccatctcGATAACGAACGGAAGAATCAAGAAGTTTCCAGAAACTGTTTTAAATCTGCGACAAGCGACGATAGTTGATCTCTCCAGCAACAATATTGACTCTCTAAATCTAGCGGCATTCGCAAGACCGAGCATGATAAACGTGCTTAATGTGTCCTATAATAATATAGAACGTTTAGACGCCCAGATAGGTTGGCCTAGCTACTGGCAGTTACCGGTAACTACTATCGATTTTAGCCATAATAACATCCAAGGTGTGCTACAGAACGACATCGCACCATATGTAACATTAAGACATTTGAATTTATCTTACAATTACATAGAATCGTTCAATCAAGACACGTTCAGTAATCTGACAGGATTGCTAACGTTAGACATTTCGAACAACAAGATTTTCAAGCTTGACTCTTCTTTAGCTGGTCTAGTAAGCTTACAAGAATTATATTTAGATCACAACGATCTAACACATCTAAATAAGGATAACTTTCATAGCCTGTTCgcattaaaatatcttaatatCAGCTCCAATAGTTTAAAAAGTATTGATAGCTCTTCTTTCAACTCTTTAAGTTCTTTAACGCAACTGGACTTAAGTAACAACAATATTGAGGCTATTTTAAAATCAACCTTTCAGAATAACAGTCTTCTTTATTCACTCGATGTgtcatttaataaaatttcgaACATAGAGTCGGGAGCATTTGCGGGCGCCCATATCACAGATCTAAAACTTCACAACAACACTTTAGCAGGCTATCTCGACACTGACGCATTTAATGGTCTATACTTTGAAAAGTTGGACCTCAGTGACGCGGACATAGGAGAGCTGGGGCCGGATCTATTCGGACCTCATCCTTCTTTCCGATCGCTAAATTTCAGTAAAAATTTCATCTCCAAAATAAGTAAAACTACATTTAGAAACCTCGACTATTTAGAAGAACTAGACCTATCGTTTAACAAGCTACGAAGCATAGATTTTGACACAACAGGTCTGAAGAACTTAAGTCATTTTTATATCAATAATAACGCCATAAAGCAAATCCGAAGGGATTCTTTCCAACCTCTCACTTCGCTGCAAGTTATTGATCTATCTAATAACGCCATCGAAAATATACAAACTCTATCGTTTACCAATTCAAAAATTCtgctaaaattaaatttaaaaaataacccTATCACTGACATCCCTCAACGAACGCTGAATGGATTGTCCTCATGTTACGATTTAGACCTCTCGGGATCTAAAATCAAAACCCTTCAGAATGACTCATTCTACGGAATGAGATCATTAAATAAACTCAATTTGTCACACAGTGATATACAACTATTAGATTTTAACGTTTTCAATGGCACAGGGGCAATAGAGTTTTTAGATTTATCGTTCAACCGGATTGAATCATTTTCCATAAATAGTACAAATGTAAAACTACAACGGATACAGCTAACTTCCAATGTTATCACGTCCATAAACAAAATGTCTTTCCAAAAGCAGCGTAGTGTTACCTCAATTGATATCagttataataaaatatcataCATTCAGCCAGGATCCTTTATTGACTGTGAATTTCtttttagtttaaatttaaacaataattatttgtCATTCCTTCAATTTGGCGTATTTGAAGGTATGGAAAGTGTAAGTAGAATTAACTTATCAAATAACAGATTTCACAGATTTGATGGTAAATTATTTTACGGTTTATCAAATTTGCAAGTCGTTTACCTTGACAACAATTTCATAGACAAAATTAATCTCACTGAATTCACATTATCTAGAAGTACCATAACCACTTTATCTATAGGAGGTAACCCGCTAATATGTGATATGTTGGTGAAATTTATTCATGAAGGGCTCTCCTTGAGAGCGGAATCCCCAAATTTTGACACAGAAAATGTAAATGGAATAACATGTAAAAGTGAGACTGAGATAAACAATAACACTCAAGATAATGACAATAAAATGTTGCTTTCGGGAAATAACAATCTAGAAAaacttgtcaatgtcacaaaCAAGTATTTGGCGGCCAACTTCGGGACCCTTCTTTGCGCAATGCTCGCAGtgttatgtttttttgtttattttaaatttagaaataaGTTGACACGCAGTCGCGTAGTTTCATCTAGTAGAGAAGTGTTGTCGAATGCTATGGAATTAGAGAGTAATCAGGattaa